A single window of Pirellulales bacterium DNA harbors:
- a CDS encoding glycoside hydrolase, with translation MPRDSIRRLNWQQYRQLFAALALCAAAAGHAAADEPIERQTLFAADTHGYHTFRIPSLIATPGGTAIAFCEGRKQSTSDAGDIDLVMRASNDGGKTWNPPRVIWDDGANTCGNPCPVIDLATGAVHLLLTHNRGDDAESEIVGGTAQGSRTVWQMTSTDDGATWSPPREITPQVKRDHWTWYATGPGVGIQTSAGRLLIPCDHTTAGDRAMCSHVIYSDDHGQRWQIGGVVGPRLNECQIAELSDKSLLLNMRSYHKQGCRFASKSDDGGLTWTVPEPDRALIEPVCQASLLRWSPGDAADRRLLFANPASLKRERLTARLSRDDGATWPLSRVLHTGLAAYSCLARLKNNQVACLYECGNESPYQRIELATFDLDWFDERH, from the coding sequence ATGCCACGCGACTCGATTCGACGATTGAACTGGCAACAATACCGCCAACTGTTTGCAGCGCTTGCGCTCTGCGCGGCAGCGGCAGGCCACGCCGCCGCGGACGAACCGATCGAGCGGCAGACGCTGTTTGCCGCCGACACGCACGGTTATCACACCTTTCGGATCCCCAGCCTGATTGCGACGCCGGGCGGCACGGCCATTGCCTTCTGCGAAGGGCGCAAACAGTCGACCTCCGACGCCGGCGACATCGATCTTGTGATGCGCGCCAGCAACGATGGCGGTAAAACCTGGAATCCGCCGCGCGTCATCTGGGACGACGGCGCCAACACCTGCGGCAACCCCTGCCCAGTGATCGACCTCGCCACCGGCGCGGTGCATCTGCTGCTCACCCACAACCGGGGCGACGATGCCGAAAGTGAAATTGTCGGCGGCACGGCTCAAGGCTCGCGTACTGTGTGGCAGATGACCTCGACCGATGACGGCGCCACCTGGAGCCCGCCGCGCGAGATCACTCCTCAAGTGAAACGCGACCACTGGACCTGGTACGCCACCGGGCCGGGCGTCGGCATCCAGACCAGCGCCGGCCGATTGCTCATTCCGTGCGATCACACCACGGCCGGCGACCGGGCGATGTGCTCGCACGTCATCTACAGCGACGATCATGGCCAGCGCTGGCAGATCGGCGGAGTGGTGGGACCGCGGCTCAACGAGTGCCAGATTGCGGAGCTATCCGACAAATCGCTGCTGCTCAACATGCGCAGTTATCACAAACAGGGCTGCCGCTTCGCAAGCAAGAGTGACGATGGCGGCCTAACTTGGACTGTGCCCGAGCCAGACCGCGCGCTGATTGAACCGGTCTGTCAGGCGTCGCTATTGCGCTGGTCGCCGGGCGATGCCGCGGATCGGCGGTTGCTGTTCGCCAATCCCGCGAGTCTGAAACGAGAACGACTGACGGCGCGCCTGAGCCGGGACGATGGCGCCACGTGGCCCCTGTCGCGCGTGTTGCACACCGGCCTGGCCGCGTATTCCTGCCTGGCGCGCTTGAAAAACAATCAGGTGGCCTGCCTCTACGAATGCGGCAACGAGTCGCCGTACCAGCGCATCGAACTGGCCACATTCGATTTGGATTGGTTCGACGAGCGGCATTGA
- a CDS encoding DNRLRE domain-containing protein — MRLRTPRRSYAPLDGKKSPPARRMLLELLEDRRLLAFTVNHTPYLQLGNAPLDGLNGGADQAEVLWQTTGAQDTDTFTAEYRENGAGSWTSATLNAQIVTGVSGRIVHSATLTGLNFDDDYDYQITHLRGGNPIATYQNTFHTRLAAGDNQNFSFVAYGDSAVGDPPADFIGVQERINLVDPAFSVLLGDNIYTSGTHAEHDLRLDPSKNAPLTTYNQTHVDYYGFGNHDVGSANGQAARDNYSLPIPVQGSTSPVGLAFDTDVQTEKNYSFDYGSVHFVSFDTNLWQNATALDKQLDWAEADIAAARARPNPPRWVVVYGHHPVISLISHTEHTADDNYYEQVVSRLGAGGAAVDLFLAGHTHNYQRSYPLTGRVGATPTYLVDTDNNYAKGAGLNLVIQGTGGVGLGYGAGDAAFASSHVAVGIDSATTVPMQFGFGKIDVTPNQLVYSYVSDTGQTLDSFVISGGPDSIPPSAAVLAPLDNGPSDQDPAFQQVLVSAAQADLQIQLSDMGDGVDDASVVAAVVSMTRDAAPLVLGVDYSFGYDGGANRITLTPIGGSFGSGTYAISLTSGIEDLNNNPLAPITLTVTVDTSLPIQVAFRNGENGYGAALDTYLHQDESSVLHGTSTKIVSDGDDDLGTAETPAQIVQGLIRFNSLFASRGGGPIPDGATIVSATLTLRTGTSSNDQSGSLFTLHRMLSTWSESATWDNMSGGVSLDGIEAVAIATDLVNGPNALGGFVNFDVTADLQTWSDNIALSTRGWVIHPLSGTDGWRVDSSDASTIANRPQLTVAYQIGPTSASAGGPYAVDEGASLALAASATGVGTFNYSWDVNGDNVFGDASGIAPVLNWSQLTALGIADGPAGFNVRVRVDDGLGHSLTSSPVALTLNNLAPSAGVTGPTNVLRGQSAIFNLSAVDPSGVDQAGSFVFQIDWNGDGIYDESTAAGPANQSVSHVFANNAALQVRLRAVDDDGGVGATATLPIFVSGVSLAADLDNPLLTSLYYTGTAGADHLVFEQLGPGAIRVQTLLENGAVFALDQTFTGVTGRVIANALAGDDELGAALLTTTAATLIGGLGHDTLTGGAIGDRLFGDLSGDGLGELNAGGNDVIVGGDGDDLIYGDFSGDGGEGGNDNISAGAGADTVYGDAGGDGGEGGDDSIAGGSGADTIYGDFGLDGGEGGDDAIFGESGNDIIVGDFGGDGGEGGSDIIHGGADNDTLSGDFMGSATDGEREGADIVIGGTGADAIYGWAALVGPAGFGGDILVGGDVTHDQVALAAIRAEWTSARTYVDRVANITNGSGSVVGVNGTNYLSTGSTVLDDAAVDEIWGDSTTVDEWFLLKLTEDLLSGDQPGETKTDTP; from the coding sequence ATGCGACTCCGCACACCTCGACGCTCTTATGCCCCTCTCGATGGAAAAAAGTCTCCCCCCGCGCGTCGGATGCTGCTGGAGCTGCTTGAAGATCGCCGGTTGCTGGCTTTCACGGTCAATCACACACCGTACCTGCAATTGGGCAACGCCCCGCTCGACGGCTTAAACGGCGGCGCGGATCAAGCCGAGGTACTGTGGCAAACCACCGGCGCGCAAGATACCGACACCTTCACCGCCGAGTATCGCGAGAACGGCGCTGGTAGTTGGACCAGCGCCACACTGAACGCCCAGATTGTGACCGGAGTGAGTGGGCGGATTGTCCATTCGGCCACGCTAACCGGCCTTAACTTCGACGATGATTACGACTACCAGATCACGCACTTGCGGGGCGGCAATCCGATCGCCACCTACCAAAACACGTTCCACACGCGGCTGGCTGCTGGCGACAACCAAAACTTTTCGTTTGTCGCGTATGGCGACTCGGCCGTGGGCGACCCGCCGGCCGATTTCATCGGAGTGCAAGAGCGGATCAACCTGGTTGATCCGGCATTTTCTGTGCTACTGGGCGACAACATCTACACCTCCGGCACGCACGCCGAGCACGACTTGCGGCTCGATCCCTCCAAGAACGCGCCGCTCACCACTTACAACCAAACCCACGTCGACTATTACGGCTTTGGCAATCACGACGTCGGTTCGGCCAATGGGCAGGCGGCGCGAGACAACTATTCGCTGCCAATCCCAGTGCAAGGCTCGACCAGTCCGGTGGGACTGGCGTTCGACACTGACGTGCAGACTGAGAAGAACTACTCGTTCGACTACGGTTCCGTGCATTTTGTCTCGTTCGACACCAATCTGTGGCAAAACGCGACCGCGCTCGACAAGCAACTCGACTGGGCCGAGGCTGACATCGCCGCGGCGCGTGCCCGACCCAATCCGCCGCGATGGGTGGTGGTGTACGGACATCATCCGGTGATCTCGCTGATCAGCCACACTGAGCACACCGCCGACGACAACTACTACGAGCAAGTGGTGTCGCGGCTTGGCGCCGGCGGGGCCGCGGTCGATCTGTTTCTTGCCGGCCACACGCACAACTATCAGCGCAGCTATCCCTTGACGGGACGCGTGGGCGCCACCCCCACCTACCTGGTCGACACCGACAACAACTACGCCAAGGGCGCTGGGCTAAACCTGGTGATCCAAGGCACCGGCGGAGTCGGCCTGGGCTATGGCGCCGGCGACGCCGCGTTCGCCAGTTCGCACGTGGCCGTCGGCATCGACTCGGCAACCACCGTGCCGATGCAGTTTGGATTTGGCAAGATCGACGTCACGCCGAACCAGTTGGTTTACAGCTACGTCTCCGACACGGGGCAAACGCTCGACAGCTTCGTCATCAGTGGCGGGCCTGACTCCATTCCGCCCAGCGCCGCCGTGTTGGCGCCGCTCGACAATGGGCCCAGCGACCAGGACCCGGCATTTCAGCAGGTGCTGGTCAGCGCCGCGCAGGCTGATCTGCAGATTCAGCTTTCGGACATGGGCGATGGCGTCGACGACGCGTCGGTCGTGGCCGCAGTGGTCTCGATGACCAGGGACGCCGCGCCGTTGGTCCTGGGCGTTGATTATTCCTTCGGCTACGACGGCGGCGCCAACCGAATCACGCTCACGCCGATCGGCGGCAGTTTTGGCAGTGGAACCTACGCGATTTCGCTGACGTCGGGCATCGAAGACCTTAACAACAACCCGCTCGCGCCGATCACGTTGACCGTGACGGTCGACACCTCGCTGCCGATTCAGGTCGCGTTTCGTAATGGCGAGAACGGCTACGGCGCCGCCTTGGACACCTACTTGCACCAAGATGAATCGAGCGTGCTGCACGGCACGAGCACCAAGATCGTCAGCGATGGCGACGACGATCTGGGCACGGCGGAGACGCCGGCTCAGATCGTGCAAGGCCTGATCCGTTTCAATTCGCTGTTCGCCTCGCGCGGCGGCGGCCCGATCCCGGACGGCGCGACGATCGTCAGCGCCACGTTGACGCTCCGCACGGGCACGTCCTCGAACGACCAATCGGGTTCGCTCTTCACGCTGCATCGCATGCTCTCCACCTGGAGCGAATCCGCCACCTGGGACAACATGTCAGGTGGTGTCAGTCTCGATGGCATCGAGGCGGTCGCTATCGCCACGGATCTGGTGAATGGTCCCAACGCGCTGGGCGGATTCGTGAATTTCGACGTCACCGCGGATTTGCAGACCTGGTCGGACAACATCGCGCTCAGCACCCGCGGCTGGGTGATCCATCCACTGAGCGGGACGGATGGCTGGCGGGTCGATTCGAGCGACGCATCGACCATTGCCAACCGGCCGCAGCTCACGGTGGCTTATCAGATTGGCCCGACCAGCGCGAGCGCCGGCGGACCGTACGCGGTGGATGAAGGCGCCTCGCTGGCGCTCGCCGCGTCGGCCACTGGCGTCGGCACGTTCAACTACAGTTGGGACGTGAACGGCGACAATGTCTTTGGCGACGCCAGCGGCATCGCGCCCGTGCTCAACTGGTCGCAATTGACGGCGCTTGGAATTGCCGACGGCCCCGCCGGTTTCAATGTTCGTGTGCGCGTCGACGACGGGCTGGGCCATTCGCTCACCAGTTCACCCGTCGCGCTCACGCTGAACAACCTCGCTCCCAGCGCCGGAGTGACCGGTCCCACCAATGTGCTGCGTGGACAGAGCGCTATTTTCAATCTTTCCGCGGTCGATCCGTCCGGCGTCGATCAAGCGGGCAGCTTCGTGTTCCAGATCGATTGGAATGGAGACGGGATTTACGACGAATCCACCGCAGCCGGCCCGGCGAATCAAAGCGTGTCGCATGTCTTTGCCAACAACGCGGCGCTCCAAGTGCGATTGCGAGCCGTTGACGACGACGGAGGCGTTGGCGCCACGGCCACGCTGCCAATCTTCGTGTCGGGCGTGTCGTTGGCGGCCGATCTTGACAATCCGTTGCTCACCAGCCTGTACTACACAGGCACGGCCGGCGCCGATCATCTCGTCTTCGAGCAACTCGGTCCAGGCGCCATCCGCGTGCAAACGCTGCTGGAGAACGGCGCCGTCTTCGCGCTCGATCAAACCTTCACCGGTGTAACGGGCCGCGTGATCGCAAACGCGCTGGCTGGCGACGACGAACTTGGCGCCGCGCTGCTCACAACCACGGCGGCCACGCTGATTGGAGGGCTCGGACACGACACGCTCACCGGTGGCGCTATTGGCGACCGCCTCTTCGGCGACCTGTCTGGCGACGGCCTGGGTGAACTGAACGCCGGCGGCAACGACGTGATCGTGGGGGGCGATGGCGACGACTTGATCTATGGCGATTTCAGCGGTGATGGCGGCGAAGGGGGCAACGACAACATTAGCGCCGGCGCTGGCGCCGACACAGTCTACGGCGATGCCGGTGGCGACGGCGGCGAGGGAGGCGACGATTCGATCGCGGGCGGCAGCGGCGCCGACACCATCTATGGCGATTTTGGCCTCGATGGCGGCGAAGGGGGTGATGATGCCATCTTTGGCGAGTCTGGCAATGACATTATTGTCGGCGACTTTGGCGGCGATGGCGGCGAGGGGGGCAGCGACATCATCCACGGCGGCGCCGACAACGACACGCTCAGCGGCGACTTTATGGGTAGTGCAACCGACGGCGAGCGCGAGGGCGCGGATATCGTCATTGGTGGAACCGGCGCCGACGCCATCTACGGCTGGGCGGCGCTCGTTGGTCCAGCCGGGTTCGGCGGCGACATCTTGGTCGGCGGCGATGTCACCCACGACCAAGTCGCGCTAGCCGCAATCCGCGCCGAATGGACCAGCGCCCGAACGTACGTTGATCGCGTGGCCAATATCACCAATGGCTCCGGTTCCGTGGTCGGAGTGAACGGCACGAACTATCTGTCCACCGGATCGACGGTGCTCGACGATGCCGCGGTCGACGAGATCTGGGGCGATTCGACCACAGTCGACGAATGGTTCCTGCTCAAGCTGACAGAAGATTTGCTCAGCGGCGACCAGCCCGGCGAGACCAAGACCGATACGCCTTAG